In Erigeron canadensis isolate Cc75 chromosome 8, C_canadensis_v1, whole genome shotgun sequence, the DNA window ATCTGCTACTTGTTCACAGGCTACTTTGCTTCTTTCTGGTGctaaacttcttcttttttgcTTTATTGGTTCCACATGTGGTCGGGTATTTAGCTTGTGTTGAGTATCAAACTTTTCTCCGTCAATGGTTATTTGCCGTGGGACACCAGTCATGTCTGCCGGGGTCCAGGCAAAAACTTCTTTGTGTTTCTCTAGGAGGCTTCTTAACTTTCTTTGGAATTCTGTTGGGAGTTGTCTCCCGATTAGCACATGTTGATCTAGGTGCTTATCATTGATGAACAGCTTATTCTCCGACCCTTCTACCTTGTTTGGCAATTCTCCCTTTGGTTTATCTTCAGTTACTTCGACATGGGCACAACAATACTCTTCTTGACTATCTGCCTTAATGCATCCAATACCGTAGGGTGTAGAGAACATGACCATGCCATGCATTGGGGAGGGAATAATTCCCATTTTTCGCATAGCTGTCCTACCCAAGATAACATTGTAAGGGGAGTCAGCCCGAACTATGATGAAAGTTAGCATTTCTGTTCTTATCATGGGGATCGTCCCCACTGTTACATGCAGGGTGATCTCCCCTAAAGACCAAGATCTTTCCCCTGTGAAGCCTACTAGTGGGCAAGagatatttttctttgttttccttAGTTCATGCCGAAGTTTCAGGAAGCAGTGTTCATACATAATTTCACAAGCGCTTCCTATGTCTACGTATACTCTTCTCACTGGGTGGTTCCCCATCACCGCGCTTACTATTAAAGGGCCTTCGAATGCTTCTTCTTTTGCTATGGGAGGAAAGTTGATCATTGCCTTTTTCCAAGCCTCAGCCTTTCTTGCCTCTACTTTAGTATGCCTTACATCTGCTATGATTACCATGATTGGTTCTTCGAGAGGCTCTTGCTTCGTCTCTGAGGGTCCCGCCTGCTGTTTTCCTTTTGGACTTGGGGTTTTTATTCCCCTCACCAAGCTAGAAAGCTTCCCAGTCTTCAACGCTTCTTCCATCCTCCCCTTCAATACCATGCACTCATTGGTGTCATGACCATGAGAATTGTGAAACTCACAAAACTTTGTTAAGTCTTTGGCTTTCGGACCAGCTCGTGACTTTGTTTGTGGCTTTTCAGCAGCCAAAATGTCTTTTGATCTTGGAATGTGTTGTAGAGTGCTATGGTTGCTTGTAGAGGTGCCATGTGACCTATGGTACGGGTTGCTTCTATTTCTTTCTTGTCTGAAATTGTTGTTGCGGCGTACTTTGTCATCTCATTCCCAACGCCTTCCTTCTATTGGGCCTGCGACATTCCCTGCCGTTTCTTGACCCGTCATAAATATATGGCATTTGTTGGTGACCTCTGTGTACGGTTCTGGTAGATATAGGAACTCCACTAGAGGCTTCCACCTTAGGCCATGCACAAAACCAGAAACTCGTTGGTTTTCGCTAAGGCCTCTTATGAGGGAAGTCTCATTTGTGTATCTTGTTATGAACTGCCGGATGCTTTCATTGTCTCTTCTCTTTATATTATGGGCCTCCAAGTGTATTTTCTTGTACTTTACTTGTTGGCTGAAGTGGGATCTGAATCTCCTTTTAAGGTCTTCAAAACTAGTGACACTTCATACGGGTAGGCTTTCAAACCATGCACGTGTCGTATCCCTTAGGGTCAGTGAAAACATTTGACATGCCACCGGCACGTTCCATTTCTGCATTTCTTATCATGCCATTGAAATGTTTGAGATGATTGTCTGGGTCACCCTTCCCATCGTACATTTCGATGCCTTTTGGTAGCCCTCCCTCCGGCAAAGGGTAGTCTTCAATCCATTGAACGAATGGACCTGGGTCCGTCTTAACAATCATATCTTGTTCGCTGGGGTACCAAGTTGAGGATTGAGGAATGGGATAGCAGGGTGGTTGTGTAGTGTAGCTTCCGTGTGTTCCCATAGGTTGTGGTGTAGAAGATTGACCATTCATGTTATACCCCTGTTGGGGAGTGAGTGATTGGTATTGTGGAACACAAGGTTGGGTGTATGACATCGTCCCCCCAGCGGGTTGGTGAGTAAGGTGTGGTTGTTGGCTTGTGACATTTAGGTTGGAGTTGCCATGATATGTTGGGTTGTATGTTTGTCCCATGGTTTGGACATATGAAGCAGCAAGTGGTGGTAAACTAGGACCTTGTGCTTGTGCCATTGTGGAGGCATTTACAGTAGAGTTGGAGTGGACCCTTGGCCTACTATCTGACCGGGTACGTGGGGGAGCTTTCATTTCTATTTCTTCGTCAACTGCTTCACTCTCTTCTTCGAATAGACGTGTCCGTACACTTCTCATATTCTTCCGCCGAAGGTATTCTTGTATCAATGGCTCCAAAACTTCCCACTGCCGATCCGTAGGCCGTGGGAAATCTTGTATGACTGGTGGACTTTGATTTGTAGTAGGTGGATTTTGATTGTAGTAGGTGGATTTTGATTGTAGTAGGTGGATTTTGATTTGTGATTGGTGGATTGGAGGTTTCGAACCCAGGAGGTAAATTTGGGTTATCTTCCTCCATTTTTCCGTTACTAGATTATATTTGAGTGCGGATGGCGCCACTTGTTTAAGCAAGTATATAGGCTTAAGTTCTAAAGGGTTAATCTAGCTTAGGAAGGGTTGAAAGGTTGCGTAAGGCTTGTTGGCGGTTCCCAACTGGTGTGAGATTAGTGAGATAATCGCACGCCACCAAGCTTATATGagagtgtttgtgtgtgtttcatTCTGCCTTGAACGAGATTCATGGCAAGGTATTTATAGGGCCTAAGGAAGGATCTAGACCTGGTCCCAAATCCATGACGCCATGGATGCAGGAAGCCGTTGAGTTGTGCGTCGTCTAGTGTAATGCAGTACTGAGGGTGTGCCAGATATATAGACATCATGATATTGTCGTAGTCTATGGATGTGTATAGACGTCATGATATTGTCATAGTCTATGGATGTGTATTGACTGCATGATATTGTCGTAGTCTATGGATGTATATAGACGTCATGATATTGTCATAGTCTATGGATGTGTATTGACTGCATGATATTGTCGTAGTCTATGGATGTATATAGACGTCATGATATTGTCGTAGTCTATGGATTAGACTCCATAGCCTAGAGGGCGGTAGCCTAAGTAAGCCGTAGCCTACTTAGCCGATAGCCTAAGACTCCATAGCCTATAGGGTGATAGCCTAAGTAAGCCGTAGCCTACTTAGCCGGTAGCCTAAGTAGGCGGTAGCCTAAGGATTACGTCAACTACATCTTTGCTAAAAGTATAGCCGTGGGTATACGTTATCAAATTACAAGGTCCAACTATTGAATACCATATCTCCTAACTCGTATAAATTACAAGGTCCAATTATTGAATACTAACATATCAATTCTCAGGTTTCAAAACATTAATCATTTGCCATAAATTCTGAAGCAATTGATACATGAACATGTTTCTCACAcatttttctgaaaaaaataTTTCCGAGCATACAGTACATCCTAATGAAAAAAGAGATGTGCactatcccattgataagtataAAAACAACTGATGTTAGGCCAACCCTAATGAAGCTTATTAAACAATATAGAAACATCATTGATCTATAGTAAGATGAACTTGTTGCAAAAATTTAGGAAGCGGCTTTTGATTTGTACAACTTAGCACAAACTACGTACACCACCATATTCAAGAAACTAAGCCCAGCCAAAAGCCAGAAAAACCGATCAAGATGACCTTGATTCAAGTTATCAGGTATCCATCCAAGTTGTCCACCACGAGTAGTAACAGATGTGACCACGGTTAAAATGAAGGAACTCAGATAATTCCCCAGTGAATTCGTCAGTAAAGCAAGTGCACTACACAAACTACGCATAGCATCGGGTGACTGATCATAGAAGAACTCAAGCTGGCCAATGAAAGTAAACACTTCTGCGGCACCTAACAAGAAGTATTGGGGTATTTGCCAGAAGATACTAATTGGAACAGgggtatttttatcaattaacccGAGTGATCTAGCAATACTGAGACGTTTAATCTCAACCAAAGCTGCAGCAGACATGCAAAAAATAGAGAGAAAGAGACCGATACCCATCCTTTGCAGTTCAGTAAAGCCTCTTTCTTGCTTTGTGATTTTTCTTGCAATCGGGACAAGGATTCGGTCATAAACAGGTACCCAAAAGATGACACTTATGACATCAAAAGAGGAAAGAGAAGCAGCAGGAATGGTGAATGTACCAATTGCCGTGTCCATCATCATTCCTTGTTCTACAAACAAGGTTGACATTTGGGCATATACTGCACAGAAAACGATCCCGGTTGCCCAGATTGGGAACATTCGGATCAAGATTTTTAGTTCCTCTACCTGGGTTACAGTACATAATCTCCACGGATTGGAGTAGTTACCACTGCTGGTTTCGGTTGTGGAGAGTACAGCAGCTTTATCAAGAAACCTGCATATTGAAAGATCAATGAAAATGTACAAAATAGGGATAGGCCAAGCTGGATTAAACCCAGACATCATTTCAAATTGTTTGATAAGTAATTACTGTGAGAATTTATTTGGACAGTTTTCAACCTATTTGACATGTTCCCTTTTTAGCtacttttaatataattatctcATTTGACCagttaacaaataaaaataaacctatATCTACGTAATCATAGGGACTGTACATAATAACAATCTATCAGCAAATatgtaagaaagaaaaataatggcTGTAGCAGTGGTAATTTCGACCCATTAAGCCATTACGTACAAATGGGTCAATTACCTATACTGTCTCCAACAGGTAAAATAGAATTCATTTCTTATACTTGCTGAAGTGGAAACATATCAAAAGAGTTGAAACTTAGTCAACTGGTTCTCTTGAAGCATTCTAGTCTggcttttcaaaaaaattatattgttgcTTTATAAATTTAGTTCTTATCTTTTTATGAAAAAGGGCAGAAGTGCTGGTAGGATTGGCCCAATGTATATGACTCAACCCCACCAACCCAATTTGCCATCTCCAAGAATTGGTAATAACTTGCTGAGGTAAAGAAACTTACTCCATTTCGTCAGTATGAATGAGTTTTCGGCTTCCCTTGATTGCTGAGACTTTATCAGGAGTTTCATATAGAAGTGAGCTATCAGTAGGAACTCGCAGATTCCTGTTATGAAATGATGCAACCAAAACCTGGCACATTCGTGTAATTGGGCTTCCACCTGGTTTCTGAAATCTATAAAGAGGTGTTCCAAGAAAGAAACTAACGATAGCAGCACCCATGAATAATGCAGGAATGCCAAAACCTAGTCCCCACCCCTTATTGTCTTGAATCCATACAATTAATGAACTTGAAATTAATGCACCGATATTGATGGAGAAATAGAACCAATTGAAGAAAGATCCCT includes these proteins:
- the LOC122579551 gene encoding protein NRT1/ PTR FAMILY 8.3-like; the protein is MGRYEDERLLLEGRLVETEDSLYTGDGSVDIKGRKILKTNTGNWRACPFILGNECCERLAYYGISTNLVSYLTKKLHEGNASAARNVTTWQGTCYLTPLIGAVLADAYCGRYWIIAVFSIIYFIGMCTLTMSASVPSLKPVECVGIDCPRATPSQYAFFFSGLYLIALGTGGIKPCVSSFGADQFDDTDSKERVSKGSFFNWFYFSINIGALISSSLIVWIQDNKGWGLGFGIPALFMGAAIVSFFLGTPLYRFQKPGGSPITRMCQVLVASFHNRNLRVPTDSSLLYETPDKVSAIKGSRKLIHTDEMEFLDKAAVLSTTETSSGNYSNPWRLCTVTQVEELKILIRMFPIWATGIVFCAVYAQMSTLFVEQGMMMDTAIGTFTIPAASLSSFDVISVIFWVPVYDRILVPIARKITKQERGFTELQRMGIGLFLSIFCMSAAALVEIKRLSIARSLGLIDKNTPVPISIFWQIPQYFLLGAAEVFTFIGQLEFFYDQSPDAMRSLCSALALLTNSLGNYLSSFILTVVTSVTTRGGQLGWIPDNLNQGHLDRFFWLLAGLSFLNMVVYVVCAKLYKSKAAS